Proteins encoded together in one Cryptosporangium aurantiacum window:
- a CDS encoding flavin reductase family protein, translating into MTNTSADQVKSALARFATGVAVLSVRDGRPPDSAPPGPDVVDPDEDFDDPADDIAATLTAFMPVSLFPPIVAISADLTGYVAEVLQRRAHWGLSVLSSGQAALAGRFAAAGRPSARLLLAGEEHHRGPLTGALLLDRATATIECVTIDRRPVGDHLLVTASVVDVTAAGPKDPLVRYDRAYRGLTRRD; encoded by the coding sequence GTGACGAACACCTCGGCCGATCAGGTGAAATCCGCGCTCGCGCGGTTCGCCACCGGGGTTGCGGTGCTCAGCGTCAGAGACGGAAGGCCACCCGATTCGGCGCCGCCCGGCCCCGATGTCGTTGATCCCGACGAAGACTTCGACGATCCCGCCGACGACATCGCCGCCACCCTCACAGCGTTCATGCCGGTCTCGTTGTTCCCGCCGATCGTGGCAATCTCAGCCGATCTCACCGGCTACGTCGCCGAGGTTCTGCAACGTCGGGCGCATTGGGGGCTGTCGGTCCTCTCGAGTGGCCAGGCGGCACTGGCGGGACGATTCGCGGCTGCCGGGCGTCCGAGTGCCCGGTTGTTGCTGGCAGGCGAGGAGCACCATCGGGGCCCGCTCACCGGCGCGCTGCTGCTCGACCGGGCCACCGCGACGATCGAGTGCGTGACGATCGATCGGCGGCCGGTCGGTGACCACCTGCTGGTGACGGCCTCGGTCGTCGACGTGACCGCCGCTGGGCCGAAGGACCCGCTGGTCCGCTACGACCGTGCCTATAGGGGTCTCACCCGCCGGGACTGA
- a CDS encoding formylglycine-generating enzyme family protein, with translation MWTEEIVAGRPAWRHTPSGVVFRAVSAGTYRMGLSEAELAAVRAIELNGGAEDTLEPFFAGAGDAQPVREVRVEPFLIARHPLTVAQVQHWLPEYEDDYADADSGTARLEDDLDDLLEALPFRLPSEAEWEYAARAGTATVTFRGDGKPGEDQLLDDFGNEQRTAAAENAFGLAAMGSAAEICADVWIPGFAGAPADARPRVGDGPRVVRGGAADLYPWQGCDEWLLLLSATRYEHAQFTAVRPVAPVPPWK, from the coding sequence ATGTGGACCGAAGAGATCGTGGCCGGGCGGCCGGCGTGGCGGCACACCCCATCCGGCGTGGTCTTTCGAGCGGTATCGGCTGGCACCTACCGCATGGGCCTGTCCGAGGCCGAGCTGGCGGCGGTACGCGCGATCGAGCTCAATGGCGGCGCCGAGGACACGCTTGAGCCATTCTTCGCCGGCGCCGGGGACGCCCAGCCGGTCCGCGAGGTGCGGGTCGAACCATTTCTGATCGCCCGGCACCCGTTGACGGTCGCGCAGGTTCAGCACTGGTTGCCCGAGTACGAGGACGACTACGCCGACGCGGACTCCGGCACGGCCCGGCTCGAGGACGACCTCGACGACCTGCTCGAGGCGCTCCCGTTCCGGCTACCCAGCGAGGCCGAGTGGGAGTACGCGGCCCGGGCAGGCACCGCCACCGTGACCTTCCGCGGAGACGGCAAGCCCGGCGAGGACCAGCTGCTCGACGACTTCGGCAACGAGCAGCGGACGGCCGCCGCTGAGAACGCGTTCGGGCTGGCGGCCATGGGCTCGGCGGCCGAAATCTGCGCCGACGTATGGATTCCCGGGTTCGCGGGCGCACCGGCGGATGCCCGTCCACGCGTCGGTGACGGTCCCCGGGTGGTCCGCGGTGGCGCCGCCGACCTCTACCCGTGGCAGGGCTGTGACGAATGGCTGCTGCTGCTCTCCGCCACCCGGTACGAGCACGCCCAGTTCACGGCGGTCCGCCCGGTCGCGCCGGTGCCGCCCTGGAAATAG
- a CDS encoding glycoside hydrolase family 15 protein, producing MAGRIEDYAVIGDLHTAALVGTDGSIDWLCLPRFDSGACFAALLGDQDNGHWTIAPVAGGVCVSRKYREDTLILESEWETPEGRVRVIDLMPPRDDAVDVVRVVEGISGRVPMRSVLRLRFDYGRIVPWVRHVDGEFAAVAGPDAVWLRSSVPLHGENLATVGEFTVGPGEYVPFVLTWRESWNDNDRDVDAIEQVNTTEAYWRGWIQQCSYQGRWADAVRRSLITLKALTYDPTGGIVAAATTSLPEQVGGPRNWDYRYCWLRDASFTLQALLTNGYDQEALAWRDWLLRAVAGDPSDLQIMYSIKGRRRIDEWEVPWLGGYEKSTPVRIGNAASEQLQLDVWGEVLDCLHLSRKAGISGSDDAWSLQKRLVDHLEAAWREPDNGLWEVRGDRQHFVHSKVLCWVAFDRMVKTAEQFGQDGDVARWRTIRDTIHAEVCARGFDRARNSFTQYYGSAGLDASLLLIPRLGFLPPDDPRVVGTVEAVQRELCVDGFVLRYRPETEAVDGLPGTEGAFLACSFWLADALFLIGRKDEAVAMVDRLVALSSDTGLLAEEYDPVTKRHLGNTPQAFSHVALVNSAVLIGGVDERDA from the coding sequence ATGGCTGGGCGAATCGAGGACTACGCGGTCATCGGCGACCTGCACACCGCGGCGCTCGTCGGCACCGACGGGTCGATCGACTGGCTCTGCCTACCGCGATTCGACTCCGGCGCGTGCTTCGCGGCTCTGCTCGGTGACCAGGACAACGGGCACTGGACGATCGCCCCGGTCGCGGGCGGGGTCTGCGTCAGCCGGAAGTACCGCGAGGACACGCTGATCCTGGAGAGCGAATGGGAGACGCCGGAGGGTCGCGTCCGCGTCATCGACCTGATGCCGCCCCGGGACGACGCCGTGGACGTGGTCCGCGTCGTCGAGGGGATCTCCGGCCGCGTGCCGATGCGCAGCGTCCTGCGGTTGCGGTTCGACTACGGACGGATCGTTCCCTGGGTGCGGCACGTCGACGGCGAGTTCGCCGCCGTGGCCGGCCCGGACGCGGTCTGGCTGCGGAGCAGCGTTCCGCTGCACGGTGAGAACCTCGCGACTGTGGGCGAGTTCACGGTCGGCCCGGGCGAGTACGTCCCGTTCGTGCTCACCTGGCGCGAGTCCTGGAACGACAACGACCGCGATGTGGACGCCATTGAGCAGGTCAATACCACCGAGGCGTACTGGCGTGGATGGATCCAGCAGTGCAGCTATCAGGGCCGCTGGGCGGACGCGGTCAGGCGGTCGCTGATCACGCTCAAAGCGCTGACCTACGACCCGACCGGCGGCATCGTCGCCGCGGCCACCACCTCACTGCCGGAGCAGGTCGGCGGCCCTCGCAACTGGGACTACCGCTACTGCTGGCTGCGGGACGCGTCGTTCACGCTCCAGGCGCTGCTGACCAACGGGTACGACCAGGAGGCGCTGGCCTGGCGCGACTGGCTGCTGCGCGCGGTCGCCGGCGACCCGTCCGACCTGCAGATCATGTACTCGATCAAAGGCCGCAGGCGGATCGACGAGTGGGAAGTGCCCTGGCTCGGCGGCTACGAGAAGTCGACGCCGGTCCGGATCGGCAACGCGGCCAGCGAACAGCTCCAGCTCGACGTCTGGGGTGAGGTGCTCGACTGTCTCCACCTCTCCCGGAAGGCCGGGATCAGCGGCAGCGACGACGCGTGGAGCCTGCAGAAGCGGCTGGTCGACCACCTGGAGGCCGCGTGGCGCGAGCCGGACAACGGTCTGTGGGAAGTTCGTGGTGACCGGCAGCACTTCGTGCACTCGAAGGTGCTGTGCTGGGTGGCGTTCGACCGGATGGTGAAGACCGCGGAGCAGTTCGGCCAAGATGGCGACGTCGCCCGCTGGCGGACGATCCGGGACACCATTCACGCGGAAGTGTGCGCGCGGGGCTTCGACCGGGCGCGGAATTCGTTCACGCAGTATTACGGCTCCGCCGGGCTGGACGCGTCGCTGCTGCTCATTCCGCGGCTGGGGTTCCTGCCGCCGGACGATCCCCGGGTGGTGGGCACGGTCGAGGCCGTCCAGCGCGAGCTATGCGTCGACGGGTTCGTGCTGCGGTACCGGCCGGAGACCGAAGCCGTCGACGGCCTCCCCGGCACCGAAGGTGCGTTCCTGGCGTGCAGTTTCTGGCTCGCCGACGCGCTGTTCCTGATCGGGCGCAAGGACGAGGCGGTCGCGATGGTCGACCGGCTCGTCGCGCTGTCCAGCGACACCGGCCTGCTCGCCGAGGAGTACGACCCGGTGACGAAGCGACACCTCGGCAATACGCCGCAGGCGTTCAGCCACGTTGCGCTCGTCAACTCCGCCGTGCTGATCGGCGGAGTCGACGAGCGTGACGCCTAG
- a CDS encoding sigma-70 family RNA polymerase sigma factor, with amino-acid sequence MTTDVVEPSTRVVEADDTAVPDRDLVGTYLHEISRTPLLNAAQEVELAKQVEAGLLAEFWLDEGTIPEHITRSELTRLVAEGRRAKDAFILANLRLVVSIARRYTRSAMPLLDLVQEGNSGLVRAVEKFDYQRGYKFSTYATWWIRQAISRAIAQQARTVRLPVHLVEEINRMRNVRRDLTRELGREPEIVELAGALDIEPSRVEELIRWARETVSLDTPVGEDGETSLSDLVADGDEPSPEDVVIAAIQRDGLGQMIERLDPRSARIVRARYGLEDGRQQSLTEIAGTLGLSRERVRQLENAALHQLRELAASEGVVAA; translated from the coding sequence ATGACGACGGACGTTGTGGAACCGAGTACCCGGGTCGTCGAGGCGGACGACACCGCGGTGCCGGACCGCGACCTCGTCGGCACATACCTGCACGAGATCAGCCGCACCCCGCTGCTGAACGCTGCGCAGGAGGTGGAGCTGGCGAAGCAGGTCGAGGCCGGCCTCCTCGCCGAGTTTTGGCTCGACGAAGGAACGATCCCCGAACACATCACGCGTTCTGAGCTTACCCGGCTCGTAGCCGAAGGCCGCCGAGCCAAGGACGCGTTCATTCTGGCCAACCTCCGACTGGTGGTTTCGATCGCGCGGCGTTACACCCGCAGCGCGATGCCGCTGCTGGACCTGGTGCAGGAGGGCAACTCCGGCCTGGTTCGCGCGGTCGAGAAGTTCGACTACCAGCGCGGATACAAGTTCTCCACGTACGCGACCTGGTGGATCCGGCAGGCGATCAGCCGGGCCATCGCGCAGCAGGCCCGGACGGTACGACTTCCCGTCCACCTCGTGGAGGAGATCAACCGGATGCGCAACGTCCGGCGTGATCTCACTCGTGAGCTGGGCCGCGAGCCCGAGATCGTGGAGCTCGCCGGTGCCCTGGACATCGAGCCTTCGCGGGTCGAAGAGCTGATCCGCTGGGCGCGGGAGACCGTGTCGCTGGACACCCCGGTCGGTGAGGACGGCGAGACCTCGCTGTCCGACCTGGTCGCCGACGGTGACGAGCCGTCGCCGGAGGACGTGGTCATCGCCGCGATCCAGCGTGACGGGCTCGGGCAGATGATCGAGCGGCTCGACCCGCGGTCGGCGCGGATCGTGCGTGCCCGGTACGGCCTCGAGGACGGGCGGCAGCAGTCGCTCACCGAGATCGCCGGCACGCTGGGCCTGTCCCGCGAGCGGGTGCGTCAGCTCGAGAACGCTGCACTGCATCAACTCCGCGAACTAGCCGCCTCCGAAGGCGTCGTCGCGGCCTGA
- the orn gene encoding oligoribonuclease, which produces MTERLVWVDCEMTGLELEHDALIEVAALVTDSELNILGEGVDVVIHAPDDALSGMLDVVREMHAKSGLTEEVRASTVSIAEAEDRVLSYITEHVPDPKSAPLCGNSIATDRGFLARDMPRLDNYLHYRMVDVSSIKELCRRWYPRVYFGQPAKGLAHRALADIRESIRELQYYRQAIFVPQPGPDVEQARAIAAGLADPE; this is translated from the coding sequence GTGACTGAGCGTTTGGTGTGGGTCGACTGCGAGATGACCGGGCTCGAACTGGAGCACGACGCGCTCATCGAGGTTGCGGCTCTCGTTACCGATTCCGAGTTGAACATCCTCGGTGAAGGCGTCGACGTGGTGATCCACGCCCCCGACGACGCGTTGAGCGGGATGCTCGACGTCGTCCGGGAGATGCATGCGAAGTCGGGGCTCACCGAGGAGGTTCGAGCCTCGACCGTGTCGATCGCCGAGGCCGAGGACCGGGTGCTCTCGTACATCACCGAGCACGTCCCGGACCCGAAGTCGGCCCCGCTGTGCGGGAACTCGATCGCGACCGACCGGGGATTCCTCGCCCGGGACATGCCGCGGCTCGACAACTACCTGCACTATCGGATGGTCGATGTCTCCTCGATCAAGGAGCTGTGCCGGCGCTGGTACCCGCGGGTGTACTTCGGGCAGCCCGCGAAGGGGCTCGCGCACCGGGCGCTGGCTGACATCCGGGAGAGCATCCGGGAACTCCAGTACTACCGGCAGGCGATCTTCGTCCCCCAGCCCGGTCCGGACGTGGAGCAGGCGAGGGCCATCGCAGCGGGGCTGGCCGACCCGGAGTGA
- a CDS encoding L,D-transpeptidase — MRAVRASSSDNVGGQWAKRVGAAVLAVGLLAACDSASGAPTGEFSPAGNIAKSPSAPPTTLALTAPANKATKVLTSSVLTFATNGALETVTLTGTDGKPVPGNVATDRKSWVPARQLAYSTTYKVVATASQGSGNSKSVTSTFTTMAKPYSITGADLYVNDGDTVGVGLPIVVEFTNSIPKAQRAAVEKRLFVTSTPAVEGSWHWFAANEIHYRPRDYWPTGTKVSVRLAIGGLPMGNGNYGKRDRFATFTVGRAVTSKIVNKEKTMYVYRDGKLLRKFPISLGKRSTPTSSGRMVAMEKAYQKTFDSGTFGVPSDSPDGYRQVVYYDVRFTWGGEFVHAAPWSVGSQGRENVSHGCVNASTANASWFYELTLKGDPIEVVGTEVHVEKGNGWTDWELSWEEYKAGSAIK, encoded by the coding sequence ATGCGGGCGGTCCGCGCCTCAAGCAGCGACAACGTCGGTGGGCAATGGGCGAAGCGGGTCGGCGCCGCCGTGCTCGCCGTCGGGTTGCTGGCCGCGTGCGACAGCGCGTCAGGCGCTCCGACCGGCGAGTTCAGCCCGGCCGGCAACATAGCGAAGAGTCCGTCCGCGCCGCCGACGACGCTCGCGCTCACGGCGCCGGCGAACAAGGCGACGAAGGTGCTGACGAGCTCGGTGCTGACGTTCGCCACCAACGGTGCCCTCGAGACCGTGACGCTCACCGGCACCGACGGCAAGCCGGTGCCGGGCAACGTGGCCACCGACCGCAAGTCCTGGGTGCCGGCCCGGCAACTCGCGTACAGCACGACCTACAAGGTCGTCGCCACCGCGAGCCAGGGCAGCGGCAACAGCAAGTCCGTGACGTCCACGTTCACGACGATGGCCAAGCCGTACTCGATCACCGGCGCCGACCTCTACGTCAACGACGGTGACACGGTGGGCGTCGGGCTGCCGATCGTCGTCGAATTCACCAACAGCATCCCGAAGGCCCAGCGGGCCGCGGTCGAGAAGCGGCTGTTCGTCACCAGTACGCCGGCCGTCGAGGGGTCCTGGCACTGGTTCGCGGCGAACGAGATCCACTACCGCCCGCGCGACTACTGGCCGACCGGCACGAAGGTCTCGGTGCGGCTCGCGATCGGCGGCCTGCCGATGGGCAACGGGAACTACGGCAAGCGTGACCGGTTCGCCACGTTCACGGTGGGGCGCGCGGTGACGAGCAAGATCGTCAACAAGGAAAAGACGATGTACGTCTACCGGGACGGCAAGCTGCTCCGGAAGTTCCCGATCAGCCTCGGCAAACGCAGCACGCCGACGTCGTCCGGCCGGATGGTCGCGATGGAGAAGGCGTACCAGAAGACGTTCGACTCCGGGACGTTCGGCGTGCCGTCGGACTCGCCTGACGGTTACCGGCAGGTGGTGTACTACGACGTCCGGTTCACCTGGGGTGGCGAGTTCGTCCACGCCGCGCCGTGGTCGGTCGGCTCGCAGGGACGTGAGAATGTCTCGCACGGGTGTGTCAATGCGTCGACCGCCAACGCGAGCTGGTTCTACGAGCTGACGCTCAAGGGCGACCCGATCGAGGTCGTCGGCACCGAGGTGCACGTCGAGAAGGGCAACGGCTGGACCGACTGGGAGCTCTCCTGGGAGGAGTACAAGGCCGGCAGCGCCATCAAGTGA
- a CDS encoding LysE family translocator produces MLTAALAGLGLGLFVAAQVGPVSLLCVRTVLRYGLAPGLAIGMGAALVDVAYATLGMLGVAQLVQSDVIRWTLGTVGAGVLIWMGARTLWTAHRVRLGLETVDEVTTVGAALRTSVLATASNPLTIASWASIFAAASTAALTSSTASAVSLLVGLGVGSVGWFTVLAIGVALARRRIGDRLMRVVDAISGAGLVTFGGILAFRAARDT; encoded by the coding sequence ATGCTCACCGCTGCCCTGGCCGGGCTGGGCCTCGGCCTGTTCGTCGCGGCCCAGGTCGGGCCGGTTTCCCTGCTCTGCGTCCGCACCGTGCTGCGCTACGGGCTCGCTCCCGGGCTCGCGATCGGCATGGGGGCGGCGCTGGTGGACGTGGCCTACGCCACGCTCGGGATGCTGGGGGTCGCGCAGCTGGTCCAGTCGGACGTGATCCGCTGGACGCTCGGCACGGTGGGGGCCGGCGTCCTGATCTGGATGGGCGCACGCACGCTCTGGACGGCCCACCGGGTCAGGCTCGGGCTGGAAACCGTCGACGAAGTGACCACCGTAGGGGCGGCGTTGCGCACGTCCGTGCTGGCCACCGCGTCGAACCCGCTGACGATCGCGTCCTGGGCGTCGATCTTCGCCGCGGCGTCCACGGCCGCTCTGACGTCGTCCACAGCGTCCGCGGTGAGCCTGCTCGTCGGGCTCGGCGTCGGCAGCGTCGGCTGGTTCACGGTCCTGGCGATCGGCGTCGCGCTCGCGCGACGCCGCATCGGTGACCGCCTCATGCGGGTGGTCGACGCGATCTCCGGAGCCGGTCTGGTGACCTTCGGCGGTATCCTCGCATTTCGGGCTGCGAGGGATACTTAG
- a CDS encoding DUF2795 domain-containing protein, producing the protein MARETEGLVRSGHSGRTEEWRDPEPAGEDQPEADRAPNATLTGGVPEGITPAGVEERSELAAHLGKEIYPAYRDALVDRLVETNAPGRLVTAVRDLPPDAEYQNAGELAEALGLGHESHRF; encoded by the coding sequence ATGGCACGCGAGACCGAGGGCCTCGTGCGATCCGGGCACTCCGGGCGGACCGAGGAATGGCGCGACCCGGAGCCCGCCGGCGAGGACCAGCCCGAGGCCGACCGCGCGCCGAACGCGACGCTGACCGGGGGCGTCCCCGAAGGGATCACCCCCGCAGGCGTCGAGGAACGCTCGGAGCTCGCCGCCCATCTCGGCAAGGAGATCTACCCGGCCTACCGCGACGCGCTCGTCGACCGCCTGGTCGAGACCAACGCACCCGGCCGCCTCGTCACGGCCGTCCGCGACCTGCCGCCCGACGCGGAGTACCAGAACGCGGGTGAACTCGCCGAGGCCCTGGGTCTAGGCCACGAATCGCACCGCTTCTAG